The sequence CAGTACTTTGCTGCTTCCTGAGCCAAGCATAACAGGTACACACACTTCTAGGGAGAGATAGTCAAATCCCAAAGCCGATGCTGGGATATGTAATTTCACACAAAAATGACAACTGGCTCATTGGAAATGCCACCCCCACCAAAGACTTCCACAAacagcctcctcctgccagccGGCACGGAAAGCGCTGAAACTCAGAGCAAGAGCAGGGCGGGCCTTAAACAACTATCTCCTCTCTGATTTGGTTGGTGGGACCAGCTTGGGAAGCCCCAGACTCAGAGACCCCATTGTTTacatccttttcttctgctttaaaggattgtttgcattttaaacgTTAACTTAAGATCATCTTCAATGGTATAGACAAACACCAACCAGAGAAATACCTATTAGAGATGAGCattcctcctgcagctgaagcaggtggatttttttttcccatttcttgaTGAGCCTTAAGTCTTGCTTTCAGGTCTGGGCTGCTAGGTGGTACTTGCCATAGCCGCAGGGGACCCCATCAGAGCTCAGAGATGACCCTGATGAACACATGGAGGCATCATTTCATGAAGCCGTGTGAGCAAGAGCCCAGCAGACACCTTGGGAAGATACCTGATAGGGTTGAGCATGCAGAATCCTCTCCAGCCCTGTGCTGGCCGAGCCTGGCCGTGGAGGTCCACCTCCCCCTGGCAGGGATGGAAAGACCCACGCAGCGATACTCAGCAAGGCACGGGTTTACAGACCCACGGTTATTGCTAGAGCAGCTACATTTGCTCTCCGTGGAAGGGGTCTAAGCTGTGCTACAACCCTTCCATATCCAAGGACTTGCATCGGGAAGGGGCATCCTCACAAAGGAATTTGCTAAAGTTGTGTTGACTTCCCCTTTTCAGGACTCATGCATGCAACTcccttaaaaatatcttctctttcttcagagTTTCAAAGATGGGATCTTAAGCATCGGGTAAATCCATTAAAGCAGTAGGTGATATCCAGGCCTAACgctttccaaaataaacataTTCCTGAGTTAGTTATTGATTTATATCAGTTTAGGTTGATCTTGTGGTTTGAACCTGATGCCTATTTTAGAAACGCTTTCACAGCCTTGCAGAAATTAGCTGCAgcacatttttttgaaatttgcCAAGGAAAATAGCTAAGCGCTCTGTTTTTCCAGAACCTGAATTATGATCTGCACACACTGAGGTCAAGCAGCGAGAGTTTTGCTTATGGAATGATTCTTATCCCTCTTCCCCTGGGTTATTATACTTGGCAGAAAAACCTCTGAGTAAGATTTTACTTGAATATCTCTACTGAAGTCAGCATGTTTATTCCAGGAATCGCAAACATCAAAGGATCAGACAATTATATGTTGTGTGAGGGTTAGGGCTTTTTGTGTGCTCCCCCCTGCCGATGATCTGAAGGCTGACAggagtttaaaagaaataaaacaaaagcgGCCATGCCTGCTCAGTTGACGGGTTTGGTGTTGTAACGCGGCAAGGAAGGAGATGCCAACACTGGCAGACAGCACAGAAACGATGCTCCTTTATCCTAATTATTATGCAAAGCATCCTGGTGTTCCCCTGGGATGCACAGTCCTGcacgctgccccccccccccagcatccttCCTGGCTCTCCGGCGCCGCAGGGCTCCGGCAAAGCCTCAAACCCCCTCAGAGATTTGCTCTGTTCAAGCTTTGCCTCAGCTTTATCGCTGTTATTTCTGTCCGGGCTCCCCTCGCCGTGAGCACAAGCAGCTCTCGGGAGCTGCCAAAGGGCGGCCGAGCCGTTTTGGAGGCAGCGGCAGGGGCTCACACGCTGCACCACGCCGCCCAATTGACACGGGCCAGCATCCTGAACTCTCACTTGATAAATGGAGCTAAATTCGAGCAGCCCCCTTAATAACTGCCTCCATCTGGGTTCTTTGCCGGGACGGGGTTTGTGTGCAGCGCGCATCGTGGCCCCACAAAAGGCTGCGCTTCATTAGCGGCTTCGTGTATTTCCCTCCTCCGTGTGATGAAAACAAGCTGTTGCAGACCCGCGGCGGCAGCGCCCACGCCTTTGCTTTCCTCCCCGCAGGCTACTCCATGCTGCAGAGCAAAGAGGTCATCCCGGTGGCCGCCATCAGCCTCCTGCCCCCGCTGTTGGTGGCGGTGATGATCACGGTGATATTTTACCTCTGCCGCACGCAGAAGCGGCGCAAGAGAGCCAAGGCGTGGGGCGGAAAGCCAGGGCAGCCCCCGGCGCTGCCGGAGCCAGGGAGGTCCGCCGAGCGGGAGGAGAAGTTGTCTGTCCTGATGGATGAGAGCCCGGCCGGTGCCAGCACCACCTGCGCCAGCAGCCGCCCCGCTGAGCTGCTGCCCATCGAGCTGGACGAGATGGTGGGCAAAGGGCAGTTCGCGGAGGTGTGGAGGGCCAAGCTGAGCCATAGCCGCTCGGGGCAGTATGAGACGGTGGCCGTGAAGATCTTCCCCTGTGAGGAGTACTCCTCCTGGAAGAACGAGAGCCAGATCTTCACCGATGCCAGCCTGAAGCACGACAGCGTCCTGAAGTTCCTCACTGCCGAGGACCGGGGCGCAGGGCCCCGCCGGGAGTACTGGCTCATCACCGCCTACCACAGCCGGGGCAACCTCAAGGACTACCTCTCCCGCCACATCCTGAGCTGGATGGACCTGCAGAAGATGGCGGGCTCCCTGGTGAGCGGGGTGGCCCACCTCCACAGTGACTACACCGCCTGCGGTAGGCCGAAAATCCCCATCGCCCACCGGGACATCAAAAGCACCAACGTCCTGGTGAAGAACGAGCAGGAGTGTGTGCTCTGCGACTTCGGCATCGCCATACGCCTCGACCCTTCCCTGACGGTGGACGACTTTGCCAACAGCGGGCAGGCAAGTATGACCCACCGGCCCTCCTCGGAGGGGAGACCCTTTGCAAACCACCTGCAGCCGAAGTCCTAGCCCACCCCTGCTAATGCCTCTCTCCTCTTTGCGGGCAGGTGGGCACCGCCAGGTACATGGCCCCAGAGGTTCTGGAGTCCAGGGTGAACCTGGAAGACCTGGAGTCTTTCAAGCAGATGGATGTCTACTCCATGGCCCTCGTTTTGTGGGAAATGGCCTCCAGATGTGAAGTGGTAGGAGGTAGGAGCATTGCAATGGGGTTGCCACGcgcctttttctcccttcctccccgtATGAGGACGTGGCTCACCTCGTGTCTCCAGCGGTGATACGGGACCTGATTTGGGGTAGCCCGGGGCTCTGTAGGGCTGCTAAGAGCCGGCGGCAGATCCTCCCCCATGGCTGCCTGCCCTGCGTGCCACGAGGCTGGCTCAGTGGCTGAGGAGCAGGACGGGATCCCAGGgggtcatctggtccagcccCCGCTCAAAGCCAGCCAAGTCACATCCGAGTCACTGCTGGCGATGCAAAGCAAACCAAGCAGGAAGAGCTGAagctgcctccccctccccagccacaggcactggtttttttcagacaacACCAAAGAGTTTATGTTGCAACAGGGACTTGCAAACTCCAGCCTCCAACAGAGCCAcgtcctccctcccttcccagaGCCACATCCTGGCATCCAAAATTGTGCGTAGCAAAACACTTAATTAACTGCCCTGGTGTtagcccctgcctgccctgctgcctgctcccctcttccctttttaacGCTCTCTggttccttccctttcccacctACTCGCAATACAAGCCCACAGAGCTGCCCGAAGCTCCAACCCTCAGCAAGAAAGTTGCCCCAACTGCCTCGTGTGCCCCTTGCTCAGCAGTGGGAGACCCTTGCCTGGCTCAGATGCCCTATGCATCCTTCGTTCCCAAGGCAGCGTCCCAGACCATCCTTCCCCTGCCACATTTCATCTGAATTTGCAtttgggcaggagctggcagaaaCTAGGGTGGCCTCTCGTCTGCACAATACAGAATTTCTCCTTGGCCTCCCACAACACGGGGTTGCTCTTCTGGAAGGGTCATTCCTTCTCTAGCCTGTAGCAGGAATCCGGATGCTGGTACCGTAGTCACCTCTCCCATCTTTCACCAGCACAACACATTTTACCTGCTCAAAGTATATCTCATCTAAAGACAGACCAAGTCCTTTGTAGTGCATCTCCTGAGTTCAGGAAGGTGGTCAGATGGTTCCCAAGTCGTGTTTCTGAAAACAGCCCCTAGAGAAACATAGTACTGGGTTTTCATGTGTTCAAATTCTAAATTGTTTCCAgatccatttatttttgcagactGATAAAAACAAATCTATTCTCATCCGGTGGACCATACCAAAGCAAAGCAGCGAATGCATGAAAAACATCCTGTAATGCTGCTGTTGCTTCCTTGCAGAGGTAAAGAATTATGAGCTGCCTTTTGGGTCAAAAGTCCAGGAGCAGCCCTGCGTGGATACCATGCGGGACATCGTGCTGCACGGCAGAGGACGCCCCGAGATCCCAAGCAGCTGGCTGGTGCATCAGGTAAGTTGGGAGTAGCTGGTTCAGAAAAGAGCAACCCATGTTGTCCCACTTCACTCACCCAGCCTAAAAATCATTACAGCTGtaattaaagcaaaagcaaggagAACTCCTGGGCCCTACTTACAGCTCCTTCTCGGCTAGCCGAGCCCACATAAGCTCCACGAGACCCAGTTCCCTGGTGTTTAGAAGCCACCAGCCAGGGGTACAGCAAAATTTAATGATGAATAAATTGCCCTGATCAGGAAGCGTTATGAATGCCAAGTGATGGTATTCAGTTATCTCGTGGATAACACCAGAATGGAGCATTTCAGTGCAAGCTATTCTCATGAAACAGTAAGTCATTTCAGCCCACCCCATTTCTCCCGTAACCACCACATCCAGAAAGCTCTAGTTCAGGAAACACACAGTCCCTCGCACACAGCCATCtcacagcagggacagagggGAGGACCGTGCATCCAGCCTCCTGCCCGCTCGGTTGTGGCGATTTCAAGCTCAAAATTACCTCTGACATGAGAGGTCATGCCTTGGCATGTGAGAAGGACTTCTGCAAGGAAAGCCAAAACGGGAAGTTTCTCCCTCAAGTGAAACAATTGGGAAACACGTGTGAAGCTGAGAGCAGGGAACCTGCGAGGCTCGAGTCTTGTCAAGGGGAAGCCTTTCACCAGTCTTCAGCTCAGAGGGTCTGAAAGCACAGCGTTTCAGTACACAAAGCATAATGCAGCGCTACAGAATAGAAATACTTCAGCGATGATGAGATGTGCTCTGTTAAAACCATCCCCAAGCGTACCCAGGCCAACCAGCTCCAGAAACACAGCTACCTCCTGGCCTTCCAGGGTCCTCTCTCCCCCAGGTCCAGTACTTACTTCCACACACTGAGGACACAAGGGCTAACAGGCACGCTCACCGTGATTTTCAAATCTTGCCTGCCTTTGGCACTTCTTAAATTTCACGTGACACATAGAAAAACACTACCCACCGATTGACAGTTCAGTTCATCTGAAAAACAAGGTGAAACATTGAGCCCGCTGGTTCACGGCGCCTTGCAGTGGTCAGTGCAAGCAAGCGGGATCTACCCATGAAACACACTGCTACTGCTTCCACTCTGCCTGGATGGCACATAAAGCCAGGCTTTTCAAGAGGAAAGATGTAATTTCAAGGTCTTACGCAGCCATGTGTTCCCTACAATATCTCCTCTCAAAACCATGTTTGTCCAAAGACTCACAACCAACCAAAGCTCAAATAGCATCAAATGAATCCGTGGTTTCTGCTGGACCATCAGTGAGTTTATCAGTCGGCAAGTCCATTTCTGAAGTTCATCCAGCCTTTTTCCTTGATGAAGGCAAATACTGGAACTTCAATCAGCACTGCTACATATTTGAAACCTTTGAGTATTCATTGTGGACATTCACCTCCCAGGGTCTCTGGTGAACTttgaaaccacagaaaaaaaaaaccatacgGGCTTGGGTTGTCAAAAAATCACACTCTGATAGATCCTGCTCATAACTGCGCTGTTTGCTGAGCTGAGGAAGGGCTGACTGCGATCACCTCCGAGAAATGCTGTTGCTGTAGTTGGGTTGGTCTAGTACATAAACAGAGCAAGGCTTATGACGTAGTGACTTTAATTAGACTACCTGATATTCACTGgggaagaggaacagaaaagccGTGTTGTATTCCTGAAAGTTTGTCTCCAACTAATCTTAGCTGATCCGATAACCAACTCCTTACAAGCCTGGCTTTACATGATTTTCTGGGCATTTTGCAACCAGCCTCCCCAGGATGCAGCATAGGGCAGCACcatctgctgggaagcagcagaaagccacCGGTTTGTGCCACTCCTGGGATCAAGGGCTGCCTGCAGGAGGAAGCATTGGGTGACACCAAGAGAAGGTGACAAATTGCTCACCTGAACAGGAAGCACCCATAGATGTTCCCACCAGCAGAAATAAGTTTGATGCAGAGCTCCAGATGCTACTTCCATGTTTCAGCCATCAGGATCCCTTAGTCGAGTGAGGACCTACATCGTTGGCCATGGTTTAAGATTTTCAGCAGACATAAGCATTCATTTCCCTGACAGAGCCGACTCACCCAGCGTGCTGCCCATCAGCAGCCCCAAGGCAACTGTTTGCAAGGCTGCGCAATAAAGCCCCTTGAAGAAATTTATCCCCAAAGTTTCCCAGATAACTTACAAACACCTTAAACCCGTGCTTCTACCTCGTTTCACACCccaccacattaaaaaaaaaaattaaaaagttatttaggCCAGATCCATCCAATTCCTGGATCTGGTTCATGAAGCAGCTGAGCAGACTGTTGTGCTGGCACAACGAAAGGGCTGGTGCAGGACAGGAAGGAGCAGTGGGAGCTTAAGTCAATATTGCCACTAAAAATATACTTGTAAAACTCAGCATCCTCTGGAAATCTGGTATCAAATATAAAACCCAAACTAAGTCCATTTTGTGAGTGTAACAAGATCTTCCAGTTGTACGATTAAAAAGAGCATCATCACTACTAACAAGGCAAGCTGCGAATACATGTCATGATTTCAGGGCAAAATAAGCACAGAAAATCTAATGACTGAACCATATGACAGTGCCATGTTCTGTTTGAGAAAaggcttattttaaaagcttcagcTAAGCTAGCTCATTTTTGCATGTTAATCAATTATCCTCAAATCCTTTCAACTAAGCTAATAAATGAGTGACGTAAGAGGTACTGAAATGCACCATCTGTCATTTTTACTGCACAATCCTGTTCTAATCTGTGTCCATTATGGAAGATTTAGTAGAATGAACCTTAGCAGTGAGTTCAGAGTAAGGTGCGGACGGGCAGATGATGCTGATAGTACATCTTCGTCGGATTTCCTCTTGTGTTGGTCCATACGAGACTTTTGGGttcttttaattgcaaattaagaaatacacaaaaaccCACTGAAAAACCATGAGGTTTTATTTAGAATAATGATTTTTCCACTGTGTTGCAACCTGGGTTGACAATGATGCAGAAAGCAATAGCACATGACAGGAATTATATGTGCAAAGGAAGGTTCAACGTAGCTTCTGGTGCTAGCTGTGTTGCTAGCttaagagggaggaaaaataccAGCTGAATACTGCCATTTTGTTTCCAAGCCCAAAATTTTGGGACTCTTCAGAGCACTACGCaattgggaggaaaaaatatattactgaGAGGCATAACCATTGTACCTGAGAAGTACCCAAACCCACCTAAATCAAGACACTCTTGTGGTGAGAAAGCAAAGTTCAGCCCTGCACTGCAATGACTATTTGGCACAGTGCACTCTCTCAGAAAACTGCTAAAACGAGAAGTCATATTTAAGGAGTTTAATTCCAAACTTGCCTTTGAACACCCCCTCCGCCCTCCCCCTCCATACAGGGTAACAGCCAGGACACAGGCTTGAAACCCAGAATctgggctcagctgccagcccGCAGGTCACCACCTGCGCCTCTCTTGTCCCTCCCGATTTGAGGATGCTCCAATCTGAACGGGCAAGGCTGAGACAGGAGATGGAGGGTCTATTTCCTTCCCATCCCTATTTAAATCCCACAGTCAACTCAAACCAACTTCCAGGGAAGATTTCCAGTGAGCGTGGAAAATGCTTGGGACCAGATCCCAGGTGAGCCAAGGCTGCTGCTCCAACACAAGCAGCGCCAGTAGCGGTGCAAGCATTGGCACTTGCTGCTACTTACCGAGGCTGTTTCCTCCTGTGCTTAAgtttggccaaaaaaaaaaaatgcgtTTCTGCAGGAAGCTGCCAAAAGTATGGTAAAACACTGCAATCGCATTAGATTGGCTTCtcgctcctcttcctcctgccttcaGATCTTAATTTCAGCCCTTCTGACTGCAGGGGATGCGTTTTCTGTGCGACACCATCACGGAGTGCTGGGACCACGACCCCGAGGCTCGCCTCACTGCCCACTGCGTGGCCGAGCGCTTCAACCTGATGGCGCAGATGGATTGCGATGACATCCTCAACAACAACACGGACAACGAGGCCAGCAAAACAGCTTCTCCAGGCGGGGAGCACCAGGACAGTGATGGGAGCAGAAATACGCAGTGACACAGCAGGCAAAAAGCCTCACCACGACAAGCGAGAGGATAAGTGAGAAGCATTTAGCTCATGGGAAAAACCCTCACTCCGTTTTTCAAAATGGAACTAAGATCTAGTACATAACTTATTTATAAGATCTGTTTCCTCCCACAGACACAGTGAACTGTGGAATCAATACTTTGGTTAAAGTGCAACAGTATATATGAACTGATTTTGTACTTACTTTAAATGTATAATGATGCAAAGcattccttttattatttttaaaaataataatgtttaatCTTTTATTAATAAGCACCTGAATTCCATGTCTATCTTTTGAAGTCCTTCCATATTGTCATCATGAATTTCTCTTCTAACCACTTATTCTGCAGAAATCAAGACgattttcaattttccttttttaacagcctacacacacacacacacaaaatatctgttgtagcagcagaaaaaacatcTTGAGGTGTAGCACACCCTCAGTGGAAGAAGTGCTGGCACCCAAGAAAATTACTCATTGATCAGACCATCTTTAACACAGTGTAAAGATACCTGATAATCCAATTTGCAAAAGCCTGATTTGCTGCAACTCCAACACACCTTTTTTCACTGGGGAATTCCTGGGTGAACCTGATAGTTCAGGTGGGTGCGTGAAGtttcttcaacagaaaaaaaagtcaccagtGTAGACACTGCTGGTTCACTCTAAGAAGTCTCCGTACAGGATATCTGGACAACTCTTCCCCGTATCAGTCCAGTTTCCAGCCACCTCTAGCCAACAGGTTTGTGCCACAGTAATAGTGTCAACACAAACGTGCTGGCTAATTCTTCTTGCAACTCTTTCGCACCCCTCTACTGTGTTACTCAACCTGAAGAAACATGATCAGACAGCACCGGGACCTTTACTCCTGTAACCACCAGGCCAAGCCAGGCTGCCTCTGCAGTGGAAAGGCAGTGAAGGAAAGGTAAGTCATACCTTGCTCTGAACCCTGGCACTGTGCAAGTCTTAATCCTTCCACCCTTGGGAGCAAAAGGTAATAAAAACCTCAGCTGCTACTAGGAAGCCCAGCAAGCCCTTACCTGACAGTCACCTACACAGAGGTGTATCTTTCAGGATAGCATTGGAGAGGAATACTGTGCTTGCCGGCACAcggccccatccctggaagtgttcagggccaggctggacggggctttgggcaacctggtctagtggagggtgtccctgcccatggcaggggtgttaggactagatgatctttgaggtcccttccaacccaaaccattctacggTTCTATGGATCAACCCCTACCTGCaaaagaggggaagggagaaaaatcttaCAACAGCCATGAACCTTCTACAGCCAAGGCTCCCTGATGCGAAGCAGGGAAGCAGAtctgcagggctgctttggTTGTCTAAAATGCACAGCTATAACAGCACAAGCCCatacaaaaagcttttcttctctcactATTGTTTCCAGAGCTCCTAAATTAAAAGACTGGAATGAAAACGTCTCTAATCCCTTCGAAGAAGAATGGAAGGGGAATGAATTAGGTTGTATCAAATCTAAATAACAAAAACTTAACTTCAGCTACCATTTGTAAGTCTCCACCTGCAACTGTGACCATACCTTTAAttttagggacatggtttagtggtagactttgcagtgttaggtttactGTTGGACTctatcttaaaggtcttttccaacctaaacgattctagGATTCTCCCCAATTCCCAcctggctgctgcctcctgtTATCTTATGATTTTTTCCAAGCTAACCTCCTTCTCTTGAAGCATATCACCATAAACACACCCTTTCCACCCACCTGACTTCAGTCtcatttctttaatatattaacCACTGCTCTACTGTACCTATGCCAAAGAGAAATAGAGCACAGGGCAGCTTTTCTGACAGGGGGATAAGAAACTACAGGAACACACCAAACTCCCCCCCATGCTGTCCAATCTTTCCTTCCCGTAATACTCAGTGCAGTATTTCCCCTACTAAGTTTTGCACCAAGTTGTTCGGATACAACGCTGATGAATACGTTTCCTTGTTCATCCAAGTTTGGTtcaaaaggttttaaaagagATGCTGACCTGTTCTTCCCACAGGAGCCTGGGACAGAGGGGGATCAGCCCATGGAAACTAGACATCAAAGGCTGCATCTCTGATTCTGATGGCTGAAATCCAAGTTCTCCCATGGAAACAGAGACTTAATCCTTGGCTTGACAGTTTATACCGTAAATATGCTGAAAAACTTCACAATCTATTCCCCTCCCCATGCCTAAAATCTTGAATGCTCTGATTTACATATTGccttccccgccgccccccccccccccccccgccatgaaAACCAAGTCCAGAATCAAGCTTTCAGGATTATACACCTGAATACCTGCGCTAAATAGGAGTGACTTGTGACACTGTTTTCCATGAGCAGCAGGGTATGTACACCGCACCTCTGAAGAGAGACACTTATTTAAGCTCCAAGATTTGTTTATAACTCAGGGAGCCCAAAACCACCAAGATCAGTaggaattttgcttttaacttcAGCGGAGCCCAATCAAGCCAAAGCGACAGAAAGGAACATAAGCCAAAATCCTACATTTTGCCACGCTCACCGTTGAACACACTGTGGTTCTAGCAAGCATCTGCACAGGAAGCAGCAAAGAGCCCTTCCCTTTGCTCCAGAAGGTACAAGATAGAAACAACAACAGTTATGCAAGAGAATCCTATCTGGTCAGAGTTAAAAATACATCCATTAGTCCACAGGGTGCTTGCAACTCTCAGAAGAATCACATAATGCCTTACAATTTAAGCAATggctagattttatttttttttttttaactggtttCAACTACGTCCTTTGTTTCTAGAAGGAACTAGAAATTCGCATCATAACTAAATCCACATCAGGAAGCCATTCCAGTTCTTGTGATCATCTGAGCAAAGGAAggctttacctttttttttttctccctagcAGTACtcaaatgttaaaagaaatagtttCATGTATTTGAAGACTGCTTCAGCGTTGGGTCTATTTTTACACAACAAAATTAGTAACAGCTTTCTTAGTGTGAAACCACAAGCATACCAGATGAGGGTGGAAGAGAAATAACTTGACTAATAATATTATATAAGGAACACAAATGGGTTTATGGTCAACATGGGagcttttcagtctgttttacaGCCATCACCTTGACAAATTCTCAAATCAAAATTTTAAGCAGAGCTCAGTGACTGAGTCATaagtctgtattttaataagCACAAGTTTGATCCCTGGAGTCTgaaggtttgttttctgctctgatcAATGCAATATTAAAAGCTGGACCTTGCACCACAGCCCTTGCTGTTTAAAGCAAGTCTGCCATGTGACACAAAAAACAACTATGAAACTTATACAGTGTTgtcaatttattttctgtccctCTACCACCCCCAGTTTGGTGCAGGTACTAATGAACCACGAAAGTTCACACGTCATCATGATTCCTACCCCAAATCCTGGAATTGGCCAAGGAGCACACCCCAAATGTGCTGCAGACCAAGAAACAAGGAGGAACTAGTcccactgttttcatttttatttttattcctggtTAAACATGAAAATGCCCAATGGATATCCAAAACTAACACAACAGGATGGTTTTATAGAATATCACAAACAAGACAGCAGGGCCTAAAACATTCTTCTGTTGGAGAATATAGTTATTA is a genomic window of Balearica regulorum gibbericeps isolate bBalReg1 chromosome 6, bBalReg1.pri, whole genome shotgun sequence containing:
- the LOC104643406 gene encoding TGF-beta receptor type-2-like, which produces MGYWRRLGLLSLLLLSFSCCASARRSLKTNLCKWCDSTPPACEEKVCYSNCNLNSYCEDPYEICVAIWRQDNESIRISTLCHNPHRPIENLMVPNYNTSRCIMTHQPSEDGIIYICGCVDEQECNDKLIFENHTNGYSMLQSKEVIPVAAISLLPPLLVAVMITVIFYLCRTQKRRKRAKAWGGKPGQPPALPEPGRSAEREEKLSVLMDESPAGASTTCASSRPAELLPIELDEMVGKGQFAEVWRAKLSHSRSGQYETVAVKIFPCEEYSSWKNESQIFTDASLKHDSVLKFLTAEDRGAGPRREYWLITAYHSRGNLKDYLSRHILSWMDLQKMAGSLVSGVAHLHSDYTACGRPKIPIAHRDIKSTNVLVKNEQECVLCDFGIAIRLDPSLTVDDFANSGQVGTARYMAPEVLESRVNLEDLESFKQMDVYSMALVLWEMASRCEVVGEVKNYELPFGSKVQEQPCVDTMRDIVLHGRGRPEIPSSWLVHQGMRFLCDTITECWDHDPEARLTAHCVAERFNLMAQMDCDDILNNNTDNEASKTASPGGEHQDSDGSRNTQ